A part of Thermovirga sp. genomic DNA contains:
- a CDS encoding serine dehydratase subunit alpha family protein, with the protein LLDGSRMNMEVAEQGLSRPWGLGIGFNLAALEGMDNLVHTVKAWSAAAADVRMAGGPWPVMSSAGSGNHGITAIVPPSAAARAWGKSDRELAEALALSHLVTGFIKAHTGRLTPVCGCAIAAGAGAAAALVRLGGGTPRQAEIAVALLLSSLQGMVCDGAKGSCALKVGTAAAEACTSALLVLQGLKDPEDQGMISSDFVVTAKNVGDFSREGLMSADSAIIRILQDMEAASRARS; encoded by the coding sequence TCCTGCTCGACGGCTCCAGGATGAACATGGAGGTGGCCGAACAGGGCCTGTCCAGGCCCTGGGGGCTGGGTATCGGTTTCAACCTTGCGGCCCTGGAGGGGATGGATAACCTCGTTCACACCGTGAAGGCCTGGTCCGCCGCAGCTGCTGACGTGAGAATGGCCGGCGGCCCATGGCCCGTCATGAGCAGTGCCGGAAGCGGCAACCACGGGATCACCGCCATCGTACCTCCTTCGGCGGCCGCCCGCGCCTGGGGAAAGTCCGACCGGGAACTGGCCGAGGCTCTGGCCCTGAGCCATCTCGTGACGGGGTTCATCAAGGCTCACACGGGGCGTCTGACCCCCGTCTGCGGGTGCGCCATCGCCGCCGGGGCGGGTGCGGCGGCCGCGCTGGTCCGGCTGGGCGGGGGCACTCCCCGGCAGGCCGAGATAGCCGTCGCGCTGCTATTGTCGTCCCTCCAGGGGATGGTATGCGATGGCGCCAAGGGCTCCTGCGCCCTCAAGGTGGGCACAGCCGCGGCCGAGGCGTGCACTTCGGCGCTGCTTGTCCTGCAGGGCCTGAAAGATCCGGAAGACCAAGGGATGATATCCTCCGACTTCGTTGTGACAGCTAAGAACGTGGGCGATTTCAGCAGGGAAGGGCTCATGTCCGCCGATTCCGCGATAATCCGCATTCTTCAGGACATGGAGGCCGCTTCCAGGGCTCGTTCCTGA
- a CDS encoding universal stress protein has translation MFRKILFPLDLSDLSRKGLAWTARNVADPTSELILVHVIEVFGDMDPGPMIHKAERSIGVIQAELNSTGIRNRSFVMAGDPFEILPEIAHSEGCSLCALFADRDDVVVPSLRLMALPHLVYKSPGGAMPPPDPFRRITVATDLSPARTDIIFKELKTLLAGRSVPMTILHSLFMEDTLTSTEMFQVASAALEEVRATVEKWNPGTGAEVLGGHPEVEILRRVDKIKPGMLVVGLSVHGHLWELIVGSTGEAIIERSSCPVLVIPS, from the coding sequence ATGTTCAGAAAGATACTCTTCCCGCTTGATCTTTCGGACCTTTCGCGAAAGGGACTGGCCTGGACCGCCCGGAACGTGGCCGACCCAACCTCGGAACTCATCCTGGTCCACGTCATCGAGGTATTCGGGGACATGGACCCGGGACCCATGATACACAAGGCCGAAAGATCGATAGGCGTGATACAGGCGGAACTGAATTCCACCGGAATCAGGAACAGGTCATTTGTCATGGCCGGCGACCCCTTCGAGATCCTGCCCGAGATAGCCCATTCCGAGGGATGCTCCCTTTGCGCCCTCTTCGCCGACAGGGACGACGTGGTGGTACCTTCCTTGCGGCTCATGGCTCTGCCCCATCTTGTCTACAAGTCACCGGGCGGTGCCATGCCTCCGCCCGATCCATTCCGGAGGATAACGGTGGCCACGGACCTCTCCCCCGCCAGGACCGACATCATCTTCAAGGAACTGAAAACGCTTCTGGCCGGCAGGAGTGTCCCGATGACCATCCTGCACTCCCTTTTCATGGAGGACACCCTCACCTCGACGGAGATGTTCCAGGTCGCCTCCGCGGCGCTGGAGGAAGTGCGGGCAACCGTCGAGAAGTGGAACCCCGGCACGGGCGCCGAGGTCCTGGGCGGTCACCCCGAGGTGGAGATCCTCCGCAGGGTCGATAAGATCAAACCGGGCATGCTCGTGGTGGGGCTTTCGGTCCACGGGCACCTATGGGAGCTCATCGTGGGGAGCACCGGCGAAGCCATCATTGAACGGTCGTCCTGCCCCGTCCTCGTGATCCCCTCCTGA